Proteins encoded in a region of the Pieris brassicae chromosome 3, ilPieBrab1.1, whole genome shotgun sequence genome:
- the LOC123707232 gene encoding presenilins-associated rhomboid-like protein, mitochondrial isoform X3, whose protein sequence is MLLKKPNNIGYAQFQLRQPFHNSRRGARRPTIEPNPLEIPQIESGPLNASSLVKPLLFTVGVTGVSLAGCVIWEYENVRSHAKAFLKRPNSWLNSHQRRNPQKSEPGPIRQWWDSLRTNEKVFYPILAGNLLVFGAWRVRALQTFMIRYFCSNPSGSAVCLPMVLSTFSHYSGFHLAANMYVLYSFMPAGIAALGKEQFVAMYMSAGVISSFASVLYKVMVNQPGLSLGASGAIMAVLSYVCVQYPDTKLSIIFLPMYTFAAGTAIKVIMSVDLAGVVLGWKFFDHAAHLGGALFGMAWCYWGGLHVWGNRDKFLQYYHNFRKDSR, encoded by the exons ATGTTGCTGAAGAAGCCTAATAATATTGGATATGCTCAGTTCCAACTAAGACAACCTTTTCATAATTCGCGGCGCGGTGCACGACGGCCAACTATTGAACCAAACCCACTAGAAATCCCACAAATTGAATCGGGTCCTTTAAATGCTAGTTCATTGGTAAAACCACTTCTTTTTACTGTAGGG GTAACAGGAGTAAGTTTAGCTGGCTGTGTTATATGGGAATATGAAAATGTTAGATCTCATGCAAAAGCTTTTCTTAAAAGACCAAATAGCTGGCTCAATTCCCATCAAAGGCGCAACCCTCag aaatctgagccaGGTCCAATTAGACAATGGTGGGATTCATTAAgaacaaatgaaaaagtattttatccTATCCTTGCCggtaatttattagtttttggaGCCTGGCGTGTGAGAGCTTTACAAACTTTTATGATCAGATATTTCTGCTCAAATCCCTCTGGTA GTGCAGTGTGTCTTCCTATGGTACTATCAACATTTAGTCATTATTCAGGATTTCACTTAGCTGCCAATATGTATGTCTTGTATAGTTTCATGCCag CTGGCATTGCAGCATTGGGAAAAGAGCAATTTGTAGCAATGTATATGAGTGCTGGTGTAATAAGCAGCTTTGCCAGTGTTCTGTACAAAGTTATGGTAAATCAGCCTGGTCTTAGTCTTGGTGCG tcaGGAGCAATCATGGCAGTGTTGTCTTATGTATGTGTGCAATATCCTGACACCAAACtgagtataatatttttgccaATGTACACCTTTGCTGCTGGCACT GCAATCAAAGTTATTATGAGTGTTGACTTAGCTGGAGTTGTCTTGGGATGGAAATTTTTTGACCATGCAGCTCATTTAGGTGGAGCATTATTTGGCAT GGCATGGTGTTATTGGGGCGGCCTACACGTCTGGGGTAATCGAGATAAGTTTCTACAATATTACCACAACTTTAGAAAGGATTCTAGATAG
- the LOC123707533 gene encoding sodium-dependent phosphate transporter 1-A encodes MEPYADDLLWLVVCGFIVAFILAFGIGANDVANSFGTSVGSKVLTLTQACILATIFEIAGAVLIGYKVSDTMRKGILDVSLYADGGERLLAAGCLAALIAGAAWLIVATALRLPVSGTHSVVGATVGFTLTAKGPIGVRWSTLGAIVLSWFISPVLSGAVSAVLFWLVRRFILRASQPLTTGLKALPFFYGATVAVNVLSVVHDGPKLLAMDKIPMWLALAGSIALGTVIAVCVRLFLVPYFRRQLIPKPVNFVLGVSNETTPANTPTNCGKGVPQRPTSLLSEDGKVLEAIAESAEMVTLSDADKCSLGVREMNVRNALLATMDDCSILSRSLSPPDKSRLQLIDADPQINTLKYIDETLSCCKSLDSTQLVGMGESYDSKNGFMDSCDTIARAEFGRMSAVRAMTGAVEFDTPRIERGVILQVPEGGSAWSIECEGRGLPAITPNSSAAPLLRATTPPPVVPPPAPPDTLRLFSFLQVLTATFGAFAHGGNDVSNAIGPLVALWLLYSEGGAHARAETPLAILVFGGIGIALGLWLWGRRVIQTVGEDLTSITPDTGFTIELGAALTVLVASKAGLPVSTTHCKVGSVVCVGYFSEKSVDWSLFRNIIFAWVVTVPVVAAIAALSMLALEAFVV; translated from the exons ATGGAACCATACGCTGATGATTTATTATGGCTTGTGGTGTGTGGGTTTATCGTGGCGTTCATATTAGCGTTTGGTATTGGCGCCAACGATGTGGCTAACTCGTTTGGTACCAGTGTTGGCTCCAAGGTTCTAACGTTGACACAGGCATGCATTCTCGCAACAATATTCGAAATCGCTGGAGCAGTTTTAATAG GTTATAAAGTATCAGATACGATGAGAAAGGGCATTCTGGATGTGTCACTTTATGCTGACGGTGGGGAGAGGTTGTTAGCTGCTGGGTGCCTCGCTGCCCTAATTGcag GCGCAGCCTGGCTCATTGTTGCCACGGCTCTTCGCCTGCCCGTGTCTGGGACACACTCCGTGGTGGGTGCTACTGTCGGTTTTACTCTGACGGCTAAAGGCCCAATTGGAGTGCGATGGTCTACGCTCGGTGCAATAG tGCTGTCCTGGTTTATTTCCCCCGTGTTAAGTGGTGCAGTATCAGCGGTTTTATTCTGGCTGGTACGCAGATTCATTCTCCGAGCATCTCAGCCCTTAACAACTGGACTGAAAGCTCTCCCATTCTTCTATGGAGCCACTGTCGCTGTAAATGTGTTGAGTGTTGTACATGATGGACCGAAAC TTTTGGCGATGGATAAGATTCCAATGTGGCTGGCTCTGGCAGGTTCTATAGCTCTTGGTACAGTGATTGCAGTCTGTGTTAGACTATTCCTAGTGCCATACTTTCGCAGGCAACTTATCCCTAAACCAGTAAATTTTGTGCTCGGCGTGTCTAAtg AAACAACCCCAGCAAACACACCAACAAATTGTGGTAAAGGCGTTCCCCAGCGTCCGACGTCGTTACTCTCTGAAGACGGGAAGGTTCTAGAAGCCATTGCAGAGAGCGCCGAAATGGTTACACTAAGCGATGCGGACAAATGTTCCCTCGGTGTCAGAGAAATGAACGTCAGAAACGCTCTATTAGCAACAATGGACGACTGCAGTATTCTGTCCAGAAGTCTTAGCCCGCCTGATAAGTCCCGCTTGCAATTGATAGACGCAGACCCTCAGATAAATACCCTCAAATATATCGATGAGACTCTGAGCTGCTGTAAGAGTCTGGACTCTACTCAGCTAGTGGGGATGGGTGAGAGCTACGACTCGAAGAATGGATTTATGGATTCGTGTGATACAATAGCGAGGGCTGAATTTGGGAGGATGTCTGCTGTACGCGCCATGACTGGTGCCGTTGAATTTGATACTCCACGGATTGAACGG GGGGTCATACTTCAAGTCCCCGAAGGCGGCAGCGCCTGGAGCATAGAGTGCGAGGGCAGAGGCCTTCCAGCCATAACACCAAACTCCAGTGCAGCGCCCTTGCTCCGGGCCACTACGCCACCCCCAGTCGTCCCACCCCCAGCCCCACCGGATACCTTGAGGCTGTTCTCATTTCTTCAAGTTCTCACGGCTACCTTTGGCGCCTTCGCTCACGGTGGTAATGATGTAAG CAACGCTATAGGGCCTTTAGTGGCTTTATGGTTGTTGTATTCAGAGGGAGGTGCGCACGCGCGTGCTGAAACGCCTCTTGCGATATTAGTATTTGGGGGCATCGGTATCGCTCTTGGCTTGTGGCTTTGGGGTCGAAGGGTCATACAGACGGTTGGGGAGGATCTTACCAGCATAACGCCTGATAC GGGGTTTACAATAGAGCTGGGTGCTGCGTTAACAGTTCTAGTGGCCAGTAAGGCTGGCCTCCCAGTATCAACTACTCACTGCAAGGTCGGATCAGTAGTCTGCGTGGGATACTTCTCGGAGAAGTCTGTTGATTGGAGCTTATTCAG GAACATAATATTCGCGTGGGTGGTGACAGTACCCGTCGTGGCGGCCATTGCGGCACTCTCCATGCTTGCCCTCGAAGCATTTGTTGTTTAA
- the LOC123707232 gene encoding presenilins-associated rhomboid-like protein, mitochondrial isoform X2, with product MFVRNVWSAAELSKPMLLKKPNNIGYAQFQLRQPFHNSRRGARRPTIEPNPLEIPQIESGPLNASSLVKPLLFTVGVTGVSLAGCVIWEYENVRSHAKAFLKRPNSWLNSHQRRNPQKSEPGPIRQWWDSLRTNEKVFYPILAGNLLVFGAWRVRALQTFMIRYFCSNPSGSAVCLPMVLSTFSHYSGFHLAANMYVLYSFMPAGIAALGKEQFVAMYMSAGVISSFASVLYKVMVNQPGLSLGASGAIMAVLSYVCVQYPDTKLSIIFLPMYTFAAGTAIKVIMSVDLAGVVLGWKFFDHAAHLGGALFGMAWCYWGGLHVWGNRDKFLQYYHNFRKDSR from the exons atgtttgtaCGGAATGTTTGGTCTGCGGCAGAGTTAAG CAAACCCATGTTGCTGAAGAAGCCTAATAATATTGGATATGCTCAGTTCCAACTAAGACAACCTTTTCATAATTCGCGGCGCGGTGCACGACGGCCAACTATTGAACCAAACCCACTAGAAATCCCACAAATTGAATCGGGTCCTTTAAATGCTAGTTCATTGGTAAAACCACTTCTTTTTACTGTAGGG GTAACAGGAGTAAGTTTAGCTGGCTGTGTTATATGGGAATATGAAAATGTTAGATCTCATGCAAAAGCTTTTCTTAAAAGACCAAATAGCTGGCTCAATTCCCATCAAAGGCGCAACCCTCag aaatctgagccaGGTCCAATTAGACAATGGTGGGATTCATTAAgaacaaatgaaaaagtattttatccTATCCTTGCCggtaatttattagtttttggaGCCTGGCGTGTGAGAGCTTTACAAACTTTTATGATCAGATATTTCTGCTCAAATCCCTCTGGTA GTGCAGTGTGTCTTCCTATGGTACTATCAACATTTAGTCATTATTCAGGATTTCACTTAGCTGCCAATATGTATGTCTTGTATAGTTTCATGCCag CTGGCATTGCAGCATTGGGAAAAGAGCAATTTGTAGCAATGTATATGAGTGCTGGTGTAATAAGCAGCTTTGCCAGTGTTCTGTACAAAGTTATGGTAAATCAGCCTGGTCTTAGTCTTGGTGCG tcaGGAGCAATCATGGCAGTGTTGTCTTATGTATGTGTGCAATATCCTGACACCAAACtgagtataatatttttgccaATGTACACCTTTGCTGCTGGCACT GCAATCAAAGTTATTATGAGTGTTGACTTAGCTGGAGTTGTCTTGGGATGGAAATTTTTTGACCATGCAGCTCATTTAGGTGGAGCATTATTTGGCAT GGCATGGTGTTATTGGGGCGGCCTACACGTCTGGGGTAATCGAGATAAGTTTCTACAATATTACCACAACTTTAGAAAGGATTCTAGATAG
- the LOC123707232 gene encoding presenilins-associated rhomboid-like protein, mitochondrial isoform X1, whose translation MFVRNVWSAAELRFCCKPMLLKKPNNIGYAQFQLRQPFHNSRRGARRPTIEPNPLEIPQIESGPLNASSLVKPLLFTVGVTGVSLAGCVIWEYENVRSHAKAFLKRPNSWLNSHQRRNPQKSEPGPIRQWWDSLRTNEKVFYPILAGNLLVFGAWRVRALQTFMIRYFCSNPSGSAVCLPMVLSTFSHYSGFHLAANMYVLYSFMPAGIAALGKEQFVAMYMSAGVISSFASVLYKVMVNQPGLSLGASGAIMAVLSYVCVQYPDTKLSIIFLPMYTFAAGTAIKVIMSVDLAGVVLGWKFFDHAAHLGGALFGMAWCYWGGLHVWGNRDKFLQYYHNFRKDSR comes from the exons atgtttgtaCGGAATGTTTGGTCTGCGGCAGAGTTAAGGTTTTGttg CAAACCCATGTTGCTGAAGAAGCCTAATAATATTGGATATGCTCAGTTCCAACTAAGACAACCTTTTCATAATTCGCGGCGCGGTGCACGACGGCCAACTATTGAACCAAACCCACTAGAAATCCCACAAATTGAATCGGGTCCTTTAAATGCTAGTTCATTGGTAAAACCACTTCTTTTTACTGTAGGG GTAACAGGAGTAAGTTTAGCTGGCTGTGTTATATGGGAATATGAAAATGTTAGATCTCATGCAAAAGCTTTTCTTAAAAGACCAAATAGCTGGCTCAATTCCCATCAAAGGCGCAACCCTCag aaatctgagccaGGTCCAATTAGACAATGGTGGGATTCATTAAgaacaaatgaaaaagtattttatccTATCCTTGCCggtaatttattagtttttggaGCCTGGCGTGTGAGAGCTTTACAAACTTTTATGATCAGATATTTCTGCTCAAATCCCTCTGGTA GTGCAGTGTGTCTTCCTATGGTACTATCAACATTTAGTCATTATTCAGGATTTCACTTAGCTGCCAATATGTATGTCTTGTATAGTTTCATGCCag CTGGCATTGCAGCATTGGGAAAAGAGCAATTTGTAGCAATGTATATGAGTGCTGGTGTAATAAGCAGCTTTGCCAGTGTTCTGTACAAAGTTATGGTAAATCAGCCTGGTCTTAGTCTTGGTGCG tcaGGAGCAATCATGGCAGTGTTGTCTTATGTATGTGTGCAATATCCTGACACCAAACtgagtataatatttttgccaATGTACACCTTTGCTGCTGGCACT GCAATCAAAGTTATTATGAGTGTTGACTTAGCTGGAGTTGTCTTGGGATGGAAATTTTTTGACCATGCAGCTCATTTAGGTGGAGCATTATTTGGCAT GGCATGGTGTTATTGGGGCGGCCTACACGTCTGGGGTAATCGAGATAAGTTTCTACAATATTACCACAACTTTAGAAAGGATTCTAGATAG